A region of Desulfolithobacter dissulfuricans DNA encodes the following proteins:
- a CDS encoding ABC transporter permease: MEPPTFHSKRSPDGETVLIFQGQWKTSQPLPPPDAATATLKGARQIRFDCRGLRGWDSALPVFLFTLLKPAADTITIDFSGLPDGVQTLLKLAFAVERTEPAREQPSRFPLLHKTGLKVIRLYREGGELAAFTGELVTALYQILRGRGGFRRQDLWFFIQECGANALPIVSLIALLVGVILGFVGAIQLQLFGAQIYVADLVGISMLLEMGAMMTGVIMAGRTGAAYAAQLGTMQVNEEIDALQTLGLSPVAYLVLPRMIALILMMPLLCLYADLLGIIGGAGIGIGMLDISPVSYLQQTQNALQLDHLVEGLIKATVYGFLVSFAGCLRGMQCGRSASAVGDATTSAVVTSIVLIVVSDAIMNVVIHFIKTVF; encoded by the coding sequence ATGGAGCCGCCCACCTTTCACAGCAAACGGTCTCCTGACGGCGAAACGGTGCTGATTTTCCAGGGCCAATGGAAAACCAGCCAACCCCTTCCCCCGCCGGACGCCGCCACCGCGACCCTCAAGGGTGCCAGGCAGATCCGTTTCGACTGTCGCGGCCTCCGGGGCTGGGACTCGGCCCTGCCGGTCTTTCTTTTCACTCTGCTCAAACCGGCTGCCGACACCATCACCATCGATTTCTCCGGCCTGCCCGACGGGGTCCAGACCCTGCTCAAGCTGGCCTTCGCGGTCGAGCGCACGGAACCGGCCCGGGAACAGCCCAGCCGTTTCCCCCTGCTGCACAAGACCGGTCTCAAGGTCATCCGCCTGTACCGGGAAGGAGGTGAGCTGGCCGCCTTCACCGGTGAGCTGGTGACCGCCCTGTACCAGATTCTCCGCGGCCGGGGCGGATTCCGGCGCCAGGACCTGTGGTTTTTCATCCAGGAATGCGGGGCCAACGCCCTGCCCATTGTCTCGCTGATCGCATTGCTGGTCGGCGTCATCCTCGGCTTTGTCGGCGCCATCCAGCTCCAGCTTTTCGGGGCCCAGATCTACGTGGCCGACCTGGTCGGTATCTCCATGCTGCTGGAAATGGGGGCCATGATGACCGGCGTGATCATGGCCGGCCGGACCGGCGCCGCTTACGCGGCCCAGCTCGGAACCATGCAGGTCAACGAGGAAATCGACGCCCTGCAGACCCTGGGCCTCTCCCCCGTCGCCTACCTGGTCCTGCCAAGGATGATAGCCCTTATCCTGATGATGCCGCTGCTCTGTCTTTATGCCGACCTGCTCGGTATCATCGGCGGGGCCGGTATCGGCATCGGCATGCTGGACATCTCGCCGGTCAGCTACCTGCAGCAGACCCAGAATGCGCTCCAGCTCGACCATCTGGTCGAGGGCTTGATCAAGGCCACGGTCTATGGTTTCCTGGTCTCCTTTGCCGGCTGCCTGCGCGGCATGCAGTGCGGCCGCAGCGCCTCGGCGGTCGGCGACGCCACCACCTCGGCGGTGGTGACCTCCATCGTCCTCATTGTGGTCTCCGATGCGATCATGAATGTTGTTATCCATTTCATCAAGACGGTGTTCTGA
- a CDS encoding ABC transporter ATP-binding protein, whose amino-acid sequence MTGGPQEKKQRNQDECPLRVENLTMAYGSFILMRNISFEVRKGDIFVIMGGSGCGKSTLLRHLIGLKRPASGRIWYRETDFWGVDEAQRARIMRRAGILYQSSALWSSMTLEENVALPLQLYTDLSEKAIAEQVAFKLALVGLAGFESFYPAQLSGGMRKRAALARAIALDPEFLFFDEPSAGLDPVSARRLDELIIELRDSLGATVVMVTHELASIYSIATNSVFLDAGSRTMLATGNPRDLVRESDQQPVIDFLTRGTGNREVRLI is encoded by the coding sequence ATGACAGGCGGCCCGCAAGAGAAAAAACAGCGCAACCAGGACGAATGCCCGCTCCGGGTCGAGAACCTGACCATGGCCTATGGCAGTTTCATTTTGATGCGCAACATCAGCTTTGAGGTGCGAAAAGGGGACATTTTTGTCATCATGGGAGGATCGGGTTGCGGAAAATCGACCCTGCTGCGCCATCTCATCGGCCTCAAACGGCCGGCTTCTGGCAGGATCTGGTACCGGGAGACGGATTTCTGGGGTGTGGACGAGGCGCAGCGGGCCCGGATAATGCGGCGGGCCGGTATTCTCTACCAGTCCAGCGCCCTGTGGAGTTCCATGACCCTGGAGGAGAACGTGGCTCTGCCCCTGCAACTCTATACGGACCTGTCGGAAAAGGCTATCGCCGAACAGGTGGCCTTCAAGCTGGCCCTGGTAGGGCTGGCCGGCTTCGAGTCCTTCTACCCGGCCCAGCTTTCCGGCGGGATGCGCAAACGGGCAGCCCTGGCCCGGGCCATTGCCCTGGATCCTGAATTTCTTTTTTTCGACGAGCCCTCGGCCGGTCTGGACCCGGTCAGCGCCCGGCGGCTCGATGAACTGATCATTGAACTCAGGGATTCCCTGGGAGCGACCGTTGTCATGGTCACCCACGAACTGGCATCCATCTACTCCATCGCCACCAATTCCGTGTTCCTGGATGCCGGATCGCGCACCATGCTGGCCACCGGCAATCCCAGGGATCTGGTCCGGGAGAGCGACCAGCAACCGGTGATCGATTTCCTGACCAGGGGCACCGGAAACAGAGAGG